Proteins found in one Syntrophales bacterium genomic segment:
- the dxs gene encoding 1-deoxy-D-xylulose-5-phosphate synthase translates to MTEKTFSILEKIETPEDIRKLKIEDIAFLAEDIRRLIIGTVASNGGHLAPSLGAVELTLALHYVFDTPKDRIIWDVGHQSYAHKIITGRKNEFSTLRKLGGIAPFPKRDESPYDVFGVGHSSTSISAGSGIVEARGLTGKDFKVVCVIGDGSMTAGLAFEGLNWAGDREQDLIIVLNDNEMSISPNVGALSSYLNRIMTGQHVVKLRAGILSFLKTIPGIGEQMVRITKQAEESLKAFIVPGVLFEEMGFQYVGPLEGHRVDHLIKNFVNIKTLKGPVLVHVVTRKGKGYAPAEAEPSRFHGVGPFDVATGEPLPGPSGPPAYTDIFGRTMVRLARENPKIVAITAAMSQGTGLEAFAGALPERFFDVGIAEPHGVTFAAGLAVEGIIPVVAIYSTFLQRAYDQVLHDVCLQKLPVVFALDRGGIVGDDGATHQGVFDLSSLRSIPNIVVMAPKDENELQHMMKTAIELGGPVSIRYPRGKGEGVPLDEDLKTLEIGRGELLRRGKDAAIVAIGSTVYPSLEAAWLLAERGIDVSVVNSRFVKPLDEKLVCEVAADTGRVVTVEENVLMGGFGSAVLELYQERGCMPAVMKRLGIPDRFIEHGTQKELRERCGIDAGGIAAAVEAMMDRTVT, encoded by the coding sequence GTGACCGAAAAAACCTTCTCGATTCTCGAAAAAATTGAGACACCTGAAGATATCAGAAAACTCAAGATCGAAGATATCGCCTTTCTGGCGGAAGACATCAGGCGCCTCATAATAGGCACGGTTGCCTCCAACGGAGGTCACCTGGCCCCGTCGCTGGGAGCTGTGGAACTGACGCTGGCCCTGCACTATGTCTTTGATACGCCGAAGGACAGGATAATCTGGGATGTGGGACACCAATCGTATGCCCACAAGATCATAACGGGACGAAAAAATGAATTTTCCACACTCAGGAAACTGGGAGGGATCGCTCCATTCCCGAAGCGGGACGAAAGCCCCTACGATGTCTTCGGAGTGGGTCACAGCAGCACGTCGATCTCGGCCGGATCGGGCATCGTCGAGGCACGCGGTCTCACGGGAAAGGATTTCAAGGTGGTGTGCGTCATCGGTGACGGCTCCATGACGGCAGGGCTTGCCTTTGAAGGACTGAACTGGGCCGGTGACCGCGAACAGGATCTGATCATAGTACTTAACGACAACGAGATGTCAATTTCCCCGAACGTGGGCGCCCTTTCATCCTATCTCAACAGGATAATGACAGGCCAGCACGTGGTGAAACTGAGGGCGGGCATCCTGAGTTTCCTGAAAACAATCCCCGGCATCGGAGAGCAGATGGTCAGGATAACGAAGCAGGCCGAGGAATCTCTGAAAGCTTTCATCGTTCCGGGCGTGCTCTTTGAAGAAATGGGATTCCAGTACGTAGGTCCCCTGGAGGGACATCGGGTGGATCACCTGATAAAAAATTTCGTCAACATCAAGACCCTGAAAGGTCCCGTGTTGGTTCACGTTGTCACCAGAAAAGGCAAGGGATATGCCCCCGCCGAGGCTGAACCGTCCCGTTTTCATGGAGTGGGACCCTTCGATGTTGCCACCGGAGAGCCGTTGCCCGGCCCCTCCGGTCCACCGGCATATACGGATATCTTCGGCCGGACCATGGTCAGACTTGCCCGTGAGAATCCGAAGATCGTGGCCATTACGGCGGCAATGAGTCAGGGGACGGGACTTGAAGCCTTTGCCGGAGCATTGCCGGAACGTTTCTTTGACGTGGGAATTGCCGAACCTCACGGCGTCACCTTCGCCGCGGGCCTGGCCGTGGAGGGTATTATCCCCGTGGTGGCCATCTATTCCACCTTTCTGCAGCGCGCCTACGACCAGGTTCTTCATGACGTCTGCCTTCAGAAGCTTCCCGTTGTCTTTGCCCTCGATCGGGGCGGTATTGTCGGAGACGACGGCGCGACACATCAGGGAGTTTTTGATCTGTCCAGTCTACGTTCCATCCCCAACATCGTCGTCATGGCTCCCAAGGACGAAAACGAACTGCAGCACATGATGAAAACCGCCATCGAATTAGGGGGACCCGTTTCAATCCGTTATCCCCGCGGCAAAGGGGAGGGAGTTCCTCTGGACGAGGACCTGAAAACCCTCGAGATAGGCCGCGGTGAGCTTCTTCGGCGGGGAAAGGACGCCGCTATCGTCGCCATCGGCTCCACCGTTTACCCGTCGCTGGAAGCGGCGTGGCTGCTCGCGGAGCGGGGCATCGACGTGAGTGTCGTCAACAGCCGCTTTGTGAAACCCCTCGATGAGAAGCTTGTCTGCGAGGTTGCCGCCGATACGGGAAGGGTGGTCACTGTTGAAGAGAATGTTCTCATGGGCGGATTCGGCAGTGCCGTCCTGGAACTTTACCAGGAACGGGGCTGTATGCCCGCGGTCATGAAGCGGCTTGGCATACCTGATCGATTCATCGAGCATGGTACACAGAAGGAGTTGAGAGAACGGTGCGGTATCGATGCCGGGGGAATCGCCGCTGCCGTTGAAGCCATGATGGATCGGACGGTTACGTGA